The stretch of DNA CCAGGACAAAGCCAGTCTCTCCTTTCGAGGCTCCCATGCAGGCATCGTGTGTACTGTCCATCGTGCCCATCATGCACGTTAGCAACGTGATTGTTGATACCTAAGTACAAAATATGTAAATGGTATTGCTGCTGGTAAATGGAATTTTGTACCTAGGCTGAAAAAAATGCATGCTCTTCCAGATGGAGAGACGCAGCTCTATGTCGTCTCCACTCATGGCAGCACTCCAATACATGTGATTAGTAGCAGACTGGATCCAGAGTCCCACCTTTTCCAGCCCCCGTCGCTTACTGGCAGCagccattttcttctttaagcCTACATGAAGCAAGTGTAGAATTTTAATATGCGAAAACTGAAAGCGGAAATGATGCACTTGCTTTTCGCTACATGCCAGATGTCAAATCTGTGCTTTATATCAGCCTGCTGCGTACGCATGTATTTGCGAATGGCGGAGTGGCGATCTGTTGTCAGCGACGCAATCTGGATGCCTTCTGCTCGGAGGTCGGCTAAACCAGTCACCAAAGCATGTTTCTCCATACTGACGCTGCTTCGTACTTGCTCACACTGTAAAGCACATTCGCAGAAACAGTCACGGGTTATGAAATTCAGTGTTGCACTAAGTGTATTAAGAAACTAAGGTACCATATCTCCAAAAGGAAACCCCCAAAGGTTTAGTGAACAAGTAGTAATATATTAGCATCATACCAATCATAACTATAATAACAAGAGCAACAGAACGTCTGCACAATCCCGAATCCCTGTCCCAACACCTTACCTCTCCAACTTGAATTTGGACACTGTAGATGACTTTGTTAACTGAAGACGCCAGGAAAGAGTAGGTCATGTACTTCGCACTGAACCCTGGCGAGTCGCAGCGCCCATCACTGACAAGCTCAACTGGCTGCCCTCTCAGTTCTGCCAGAATCTGCTGCTGCTTTATGCTCCACACCTGAAGTATAAAATGCTTTTCTTCTCATTGTATTCACTTTAATATGCATAGCGCACACTTCCAGCATGTTAGTCACACATTTCTGATCGAACTCACCTTACATGTAAATATACTCGCAATTTTTACTATTATAAAGCCTAGCACTGTATATCTAAAGTTGTGGGATGCGTGATCTTACCTTTTCTATAGCAGGTACCAGAAAACCTCTCTGGTAATTAAAATATGTTCGGTCACACATAACCTGCAGAAGGATGCCACAATTTTTATGTTACCTCACCTCATGCTATTTTTAATTTCAGCTTCTTGGTTATACCTGTACAGCTATGAAGCGGAGCAGCCTGAGAACTTTCGCAGGACTTGATCCGGAAAACAGAATGGCAGCCGACAGTAGGAGGTTTCCTGCTGCCTTCCCATTGATCATTGGCTGGCTGGTCCATGTATGCTGGTGCCCATTTGAGCAAACAGAACTGGCAGTCAGAAAGGTTCCTTCTGAAGACAGCGTGGTTTTGGCTGGTGTGTGACATGTTTTGCATTCCTGGAGCAGCTGGAGGAGGCAACTCTCAAAGACGACATATTTCTTCTCTGCATGGAGTGGAACATTGGAGTCCTCTCGTGGGGTGCTGCATAGAAAGGCAGCAGTGTGATGGCATATTGTAGAAGTGAGTGTGTCGCTAAGGAGGTGCTACAATGCAAGTTTTTTCCATTATGGAAGTGCCCAAGAGTGACAAACTACAATGCACTGTACTGGAGCTGTTTACCCAATACAATCTCATATTTCTAGTTAGTTTTCTATCTCAACAGTTTGAAAAagatgggtggtggtggtgatgtaacACGTTGCAGTACACGGCCATGTCTCAGTTGAGAAAGGTCATTACCTCTCAAGACACCTAAACCGATGGAACAGTTTGCACGTGCAATGCTTCCttgttttctgttttatttTCCCTGTCTGCTTCATTTTTTGTAATACAGTCTGCAGTTTACACATAATATA from Ornithodoros turicata isolate Travis unplaced genomic scaffold, ASM3712646v1 Chromosome13, whole genome shotgun sequence encodes:
- the LOC135372144 gene encoding uncharacterized protein LOC135372144, whose protein sequence is MTTTAPEPCVALSEQEESCTFSPKLYSSPVTSSTPHTNEQYDKDTTYSPSFDDSFVSTPREDSNVPLHAEKKYVVFESCLLQLLQECKTCHTPAKTTLSSEGTFLTASSVCSNGHQHTWTSQPMINGKAAGNLLLSAAILFSGSSPAKVLRLLRFIAVQVMCDRTYFNYQRGFLVPAIEKVWSIKQQQILAELRGQPVELVSDGRCDSPGFSAKYMTYSFLASSVNKVIYSVQIQVGECEQVRSSVSMEKHALVTGLADLRAEGIQIASLTTDRHSAIRKYMRLKKKMAAASKRRGLEKVGLWIQSATNHMYWSAAMSGDDIELRLSIWKSMHFFQPRYKIPFTSSNTIYIFCT